The following are from one region of the Georgenia sp. M64 genome:
- a CDS encoding exopolysaccharide biosynthesis polyprenyl glycosylphosphotransferase, with translation MTVRAREIVDLLAGESPARRRRHPSGLRLVQGSLSAPSPEPAAGTGRHRAAVEEDVAAGRAPASPAVAGSIASPTTAGPVTSPTTAGRLTDPPAGPMLPGPPAGAPVDEPQPVAVSPARDAPVRLAPQTPGPQAGNGVAPSFPSPRDDGVTPPWYGRYRTVLLVVDATMVTLTLLAAQFARFGVRGAEGRVFVAGELFSYAVVGAAFAAVWMLALSANESRNRRVVGAGLDEYRKVVTGTFTAFGIVAIGSYLLQIELSRVYFAVAFPLGLAFVLLGRLALRIHLGARRREGRHMTGVVVVGSRPEIRRALDELRRNPEAGYRAVAVSIVDAQDDADRHDGLPHVPRRNLRAFVDTPAVGAVVVAGGLPRMDIRLLAWELENTHVELMLVSQLTDVAGPRVHASPAHNLPMVHVDLPQYSGFNHLAKRALDVVVASLILVAMAPVLALVALAIKLEDGGPVIFRQLRVGQNGETFTMHKLRSMALDAEDRLAELRGHDDGNGVLFKMRDDPRVTRVGRLIRRFSLDEFPQFFDVLLGRMSVVGPRPPLPCEVEGYAGHVRRRLLTRPGITGLWQVSGRSDLSWEDGVRLDLAYVENWSVAGDLIIILKTAKAVISARGAY, from the coding sequence GTGACCGTGCGCGCGCGCGAGATCGTCGACCTCCTCGCCGGAGAGTCCCCCGCCCGGCGCCGCCGTCACCCGAGCGGGCTGCGCCTGGTCCAGGGCAGCCTCTCGGCGCCCTCCCCCGAACCGGCGGCGGGCACCGGCCGGCACCGCGCCGCGGTCGAGGAGGACGTGGCGGCGGGCCGTGCCCCGGCGAGCCCGGCCGTCGCCGGGTCGATCGCCAGTCCCACCACCGCCGGCCCCGTCACCAGCCCCACCACCGCCGGGCGGCTCACCGACCCGCCTGCCGGCCCCATGCTCCCCGGCCCGCCCGCGGGCGCACCTGTCGACGAGCCGCAGCCCGTGGCCGTATCCCCAGCGCGTGACGCCCCCGTCCGGCTGGCCCCTCAGACTCCCGGTCCCCAGGCCGGGAATGGCGTGGCGCCGTCGTTTCCTTCCCCCAGGGACGACGGCGTCACTCCGCCCTGGTACGGCAGGTACCGCACCGTCCTCCTCGTCGTCGACGCCACGATGGTCACGCTCACCCTGCTCGCCGCCCAGTTCGCCCGGTTCGGTGTCCGCGGTGCGGAGGGCCGCGTGTTCGTGGCGGGTGAGCTCTTCTCGTACGCCGTCGTCGGCGCCGCCTTCGCCGCGGTGTGGATGCTGGCGCTGTCCGCCAACGAGTCCCGCAACCGCCGCGTGGTCGGGGCCGGGCTCGACGAGTACCGCAAGGTCGTGACGGGCACCTTCACCGCCTTCGGGATCGTCGCGATCGGCTCCTACCTCCTCCAGATCGAGCTCTCCCGCGTCTACTTCGCTGTCGCGTTCCCGTTGGGCCTCGCCTTCGTCCTCCTCGGTCGGCTCGCCCTGCGGATCCACCTCGGGGCCCGGCGCCGCGAGGGCCGGCACATGACCGGCGTCGTCGTCGTCGGCAGCCGGCCCGAGATCCGCCGTGCGCTGGACGAGCTGCGCCGCAACCCCGAGGCCGGGTACCGCGCCGTCGCCGTCTCGATCGTCGACGCCCAGGACGACGCGGACCGCCACGACGGCCTTCCGCACGTCCCGCGCCGGAACCTGCGGGCCTTCGTCGACACCCCGGCCGTCGGAGCCGTCGTCGTCGCCGGCGGCCTGCCCCGCATGGACATCCGGCTGCTCGCCTGGGAGCTGGAGAACACCCACGTCGAGCTCATGCTCGTCTCCCAGCTCACCGACGTCGCCGGGCCGCGGGTCCACGCCAGCCCGGCCCACAACCTCCCGATGGTCCACGTGGACCTGCCGCAGTACTCAGGCTTCAACCACCTCGCCAAGCGCGCGCTCGACGTCGTCGTCGCGTCCCTGATCCTCGTCGCGATGGCTCCCGTGCTCGCCCTCGTGGCCCTGGCCATCAAGCTCGAGGACGGCGGACCGGTGATCTTCCGGCAGCTGCGGGTGGGGCAGAACGGCGAGACCTTCACCATGCACAAGCTCCGCTCGATGGCCCTCGACGCCGAGGATCGGCTGGCGGAGCTGCGCGGTCACGACGACGGCAACGGCGTGCTGTTCAAGATGCGGGACGACCCGCGGGTCACTCGTGTCGGACGCCTCATCCGCCGGTTCTCCCTCGACGAGTTCCCCCAGTTCTTCGACGTGCTGCTCGGACGGATGTCCGTCGTGGGGCCGCGGCCGCCGCTGCCGTGCGAGGTGGAGGGGTACGCCGGGCACGTGCGCCGGCGCCTGCTCACCCGGCCGGGAATCACCGGCCTGTGGCAGGTGAGCGGCCGCTCGGACCTGTCCTGGGAGGACGGCGTCCGGCTGGACCTGGCGTACGTGGAGAACTGGTCGGTCGCCGGTGATCTCATCATCATCCTCAAGACCGCCAAGGCCGTCATCAGCGCCCGCGGCGCCTACTGA
- a CDS encoding glycosyltransferase, with amino-acid sequence MLQPRRVNRSAGREGGSVGRRLVVVASTFPASADDPVPAFVRDQVQAMHRLDPALEIHVLAPHDPRSQTRGLTTHEHFVEHRFHYFWPRRAQRLAGRGILPALQENPLLYGLVPFLFVGEFLALVRLIRRVRPDLVYAHWFTPQGVTACWACALTRVPFVFTTHAADVAVWGKVPGLGPRVVRWHARRARSVSAVSRRSLERLGAFFPAREWDRRSSDVPILPMGVDTVQVLPGAVAPLASPSPSPAAGDVPPTILFLGRLAEKKGVAYLLEAFADVRGSLPGWRLVVAGDGPLLGDLQEQATSLGLSDSVEFTGYVAGTRKSELLTAATVHVVPSIITDTGDAEGLPVSLLEGLAHGRTCVATAESGADDILVDGVNGFLVPHRDAGALGRALVRAATMPHTERAAMRAEAVATAAAFAWPEVAGRYLEWLFPGPAAAGGTTPTAAAEACTPPVLPDAQPPTAAQTAA; translated from the coding sequence ATGCTGCAGCCACGCCGGGTCAACCGGTCGGCCGGGCGGGAGGGCGGCAGCGTGGGACGTCGGCTGGTGGTGGTGGCGTCGACGTTCCCCGCGAGCGCGGACGACCCGGTGCCCGCCTTCGTCCGCGACCAGGTCCAGGCGATGCACCGGCTCGACCCGGCGCTGGAGATCCACGTCCTCGCCCCGCACGACCCCCGCTCGCAGACCCGTGGACTGACCACCCACGAGCACTTCGTCGAGCACCGCTTCCACTACTTCTGGCCGCGCCGCGCACAGCGGCTCGCGGGGCGGGGCATCTTGCCGGCACTGCAGGAGAACCCGTTGCTGTACGGGCTCGTGCCGTTCCTCTTCGTCGGGGAGTTCCTGGCGCTGGTCCGACTGATCCGCCGCGTCCGCCCCGACCTCGTCTACGCCCACTGGTTCACCCCGCAGGGCGTCACGGCATGCTGGGCCTGCGCGCTCACCCGGGTGCCGTTCGTGTTCACCACTCACGCCGCCGACGTCGCGGTGTGGGGCAAGGTGCCGGGGCTAGGGCCCCGGGTGGTGCGGTGGCACGCCCGCCGGGCGCGCAGCGTCTCGGCGGTGAGCCGGCGCTCGCTCGAGCGGCTCGGCGCGTTCTTCCCGGCCAGGGAGTGGGACCGGCGCTCGTCCGACGTGCCGATCCTGCCGATGGGGGTGGACACGGTGCAGGTACTCCCCGGCGCGGTGGCCCCGCTCGCCTCGCCCTCGCCGTCGCCGGCGGCCGGGGACGTCCCGCCGACGATCCTCTTCCTCGGCCGGCTCGCCGAGAAGAAGGGGGTCGCCTACCTCCTCGAGGCCTTCGCCGACGTGCGCGGGTCGCTGCCCGGGTGGCGCCTCGTCGTCGCCGGGGACGGACCGTTGCTCGGCGACCTGCAGGAGCAGGCCACGAGCCTCGGGCTCTCGGACTCGGTCGAGTTCACCGGCTACGTCGCCGGCACTCGCAAGTCCGAGCTCCTCACCGCGGCGACCGTCCACGTCGTGCCGTCGATCATCACGGACACCGGGGACGCCGAGGGGCTGCCCGTCTCCCTGCTCGAGGGGCTCGCGCACGGGCGTACCTGCGTCGCGACCGCCGAGAGCGGCGCGGACGACATCCTCGTCGACGGCGTCAACGGCTTCCTCGTGCCGCACCGCGACGCCGGGGCGCTCGGCCGGGCGCTCGTCCGCGCCGCGACGATGCCTCACACCGAGCGGGCGGCGATGAGGGCGGAGGCCGTCGCGACTGCGGCGGCGTTCGCGTGGCCGGAGGTCGCCGGGCGGTACCTGGAGTGGCTGTTCCCGGGGCCGGCCGCAGCGGGCGGGACCACCCCCACGGCCGCTGCCGAGGCCTGCACGCCGCCGGTGCTGCCGGATGCTCAGCCCCCGACGGCGGCCCAGACGGCCGCGTGA
- a CDS encoding glycosyltransferase family 1 protein yields the protein MPQLVLATTAVGAPMGAQVYQEEIAARAVSALAGVTTAADGVTAEGAARGQPSETWRVSRLVARSMRSTLPGNKRLPMGPLSRAGLRTRRLAGAALYPRGAVVHRMTLELPPAPLDVVTLHDVVAWRFPDESAPVAAAPEEIRRAAAVICVSAFSAAEAVDLLGVVDPVVVHNGVDSRYLDATAASPDQLAGLGVTGPYVLHAGGASRRKNLEGLAAAWPSVRRSRPELTLVLAGPPHPRRDALFRDLAGVRQVGRVPDGLIAGLLAGASAVVVPSLYEGFGLPALEAMAARVPVVAARTSSLPEVVGDGGILVEPTPAEIAEGILWALSGDTAVDALVARGRERAAGFTWERSAAGHAAVWAAVGG from the coding sequence ATGCCGCAGCTCGTCCTGGCCACGACCGCCGTCGGCGCGCCGATGGGGGCGCAGGTCTACCAGGAGGAGATCGCGGCACGGGCCGTGTCCGCGCTGGCGGGCGTGACGACCGCAGCGGACGGCGTGACGGCCGAAGGTGCGGCGCGCGGCCAGCCGTCAGAAACCTGGCGGGTCTCGCGCCTCGTGGCCAGGTCCATGCGCTCGACCCTGCCGGGCAACAAGCGGCTGCCGATGGGCCCGCTCAGTCGCGCCGGGCTCCGGACGCGGCGCCTCGCGGGGGCCGCGCTGTACCCGCGCGGGGCCGTCGTGCACCGCATGACCCTCGAGCTGCCGCCTGCCCCTTTGGACGTCGTCACCCTTCACGACGTCGTCGCGTGGCGGTTCCCCGACGAGTCCGCCCCGGTTGCCGCGGCGCCCGAGGAGATCCGGCGCGCGGCGGCGGTCATCTGCGTGTCTGCGTTCTCCGCGGCCGAGGCGGTCGACCTCCTCGGCGTCGTGGACCCCGTCGTCGTCCACAACGGGGTCGACAGCCGCTATCTCGACGCCACCGCCGCGTCCCCCGACCAGCTCGCCGGGCTCGGCGTCACAGGTCCCTACGTGCTGCACGCCGGCGGTGCGTCCCGAAGGAAGAACCTGGAGGGGCTCGCCGCCGCGTGGCCGTCCGTGCGCCGCAGCCGGCCGGAGCTCACCCTCGTCCTCGCCGGCCCGCCGCACCCGCGCCGGGACGCCCTCTTCCGGGACCTCGCCGGGGTCCGGCAGGTCGGGCGGGTTCCCGACGGTCTCATCGCCGGGCTGCTCGCCGGCGCGTCCGCCGTCGTCGTGCCGTCCCTCTACGAGGGCTTCGGCCTGCCGGCGCTCGAGGCGATGGCGGCGCGGGTGCCGGTCGTCGCGGCAAGGACCTCCTCGTTGCCGGAGGTGGTCGGCGACGGCGGCATCCTCGTCGAGCCGACGCCGGCGGAGATCGCCGAGGGCATCCTCTGGGCGCTGTCGGGCGACACGGCCGTGGACGCTCTCGTCGCACGGGGGCGGGAGCGTGCTGCGGGGTTCACCTGGGAACGCAGCGCCGCTGGTCACGCGGCCGTCTGGGCCGCCGTCGGGGGCTGA